The genomic stretch ATAGTTAGCCGCCTCTTTTGTTGTATACACGGCTTTATTTTCTCTCTTTTTGTTTTTCATTTCATTATATCGACGCCGACTGCCTTTTTAATTAGTTCGCGCATCTCGTTTAACGCAAACCCAGAACTACCCTTACTACCGGGAATTGGAACTATGCAAGGGACAGCAGTCCCTTTAGTTTGAACAAGCAAGTCTCTAATATGAGGTAATAAATCATCTGTGATTAGTATTATACCAAAGTCCTCTTTAATCAGTCTTTCAAGTATCTCATGTGCATCTTTAACATTTAATACAGGAAATACTTCAGCTCCTATTGCCTTAAAAGGAAGAATAACATCCCTTTCCCCTATGGTAGCAATTTTAGTAGACATCTTAATAAGCCTCAGGTAATCTCTCTCTTATCACTGTATCTGGAATAGCATTAATTTTACCTGTAAATATCATCCTTAGTATTTTAAATTCGTTTTCCTTACCATAAAAGTAGGCAAGAACAGGCTCTACTCCAAAAGCTAAATACTTTGTAGCTCTACAAAATGAAATGAAGTGGTCGTCACAAAGCTTCTCAAGTCGTAAGAATGAAGCCTTTGAGATTAAAGATTCTACACCTTCAGTAAGGATTCTTGAATACGGGGTATTCTTAAAATAATGAGGTATAGCCTCTATAGGCTCATCAAATGAATCCAAAAACCGTGCCTGTTCAAGCCAGCCACCATCAATGAATGCTTTCGTAAAGAAGCCGCGTTCCTCTTTAAGCCATTTTATTCTTAGTAATATCTTTATGTTGACGAGGTCAATTTCTATTTTAATCAGTGTATTAAGAAAAATATTCCCTACCACTCCTATAAGAAATGAATAGTATGCTTTATCTAATACTATATCTATGAATCTTGGGTCCTTAGTCAAGTAATAATTAGATATCGCTTCCTCTATCGCTGACTGAAGACCGAACCCAAGTTTATCGTATCTCTCATTTTGGAACACTGACTTCAGTTCATGTGTTGAGATATTTCCAAAATTAGATAAAAGTGCATCTACTTCTTTCTCTCCAATCATACCTTTAAGCAGTGTTTTGACATTGTGATAGTCATA from bacterium encodes the following:
- a CDS encoding V-type ATP synthase subunit F; this translates as MSTKIATIGERDVILPFKAIGAEVFPVLNVKDAHEILERLIKEDFGIILITDDLLPHIRDLLVQTKGTAVPCIVPIPGSKGSSGFALNEMRELIKKAVGVDIMK
- a CDS encoding V-type ATP synthase subunit C, coding for MLIRYPHIESKDTRYAYAVARIRALETRLLSTHKVARLFEAKDGNKLLRALQDTGYSQWLNFPQDSAKDYESIVRNARIELYSLMAKLILDSNFVEILKLKYDYHNVKTLLKGMIGEKEVDALLSNFGNISTHELKSVFQNERYDKLGFGLQSAIEEAISNYYLTKDPRFIDIVLDKAYYSFLIGVVGNIFLNTLIKIEIDLVNIKILLRIKWLKEERGFFTKAFIDGGWLEQARFLDSFDEPIEAIPHYFKNTPYSRILTEGVESLISKASFLRLEKLCDDHFISFCRATKYLAFGVEPVLAYFYGKENEFKILRMIFTGKINAIPDTVIRERLPEAY